Proteins encoded together in one Lathyrus oleraceus cultivar Zhongwan6 chromosome 5, CAAS_Psat_ZW6_1.0, whole genome shotgun sequence window:
- the LOC127082688 gene encoding secreted RxLR effector protein 161-like, with protein sequence MNYFLGLQIKQLKNGIFISQSKYCKELLKRFYIDSCKAMSTPMGSETYVDQDESGVSIDITKYRGMIGSLLYLKASHPDIMFNVCLCTKFQANPKESHLTAVKRIMKYLKGTTNVGLWYPKGSICNLVGYSDSDYAGCKTDKKSTSGTLVSWACKKQACIALSTTDAEYIAAGSCCAQILWLKQQLSDFRLNLGCIPLRCDNTSAINITKNPVMHSRTKHIDIRHHLLHDHVLKGDV encoded by the coding sequence atgaactattttcttggactcCAAATTAAGCAACTTAAGAATGGTATCTTCATCAGCCAATCAAAGTACTGCAAAGAGTTGTTGAAAAGATTCTACATAGATAGTTGCAAGGCAATGTCTACTCCAATGGGATCCGAaacttatgttgatcaagatgaatcagGTGTTTCGATTGATATCAcaaagtatcgaggtatgattggttccttACTATATTTGAAGGCAAGCCATCCTGATATAATGTTTAATGTGTGTCTTTGTACGAAATTTCAAGCCAATCCAAAGGAATCGCATCTCACCGCTGTTAAAAggatcatgaagtatctcaaaggaacaacgaaTGTCGGCctatggtatccaaaaggtagtatatgTAATTTAGTTGGATATTCTGACTCGGATTATGCTGGTTGTAAAACTGATAAAAAAAGTACAAGTGGAACATTAGTTTCTTGGGCGTGTAAGAAACAAGCATGTATTGCTCTTAGCACTACAGATGCAGAATACATAGCAGCAGGAAGTTGTTGTGCTCAGATTctatggctaaagcaacaactgAGTGATTTCAGACTAAATCTTGGATGCATACCACTTCGATGCGACAACACAAGCGCAATAAATATAACAAAGAATCCAGTCATGCATTCTCGTACTAAACACATAGACATTCGACATCACTTATTACATGATCATGTGCTCAAAGGTGATGTTTAG